The following proteins are encoded in a genomic region of Anas acuta chromosome 28, bAnaAcu1.1, whole genome shotgun sequence:
- the LOC137845773 gene encoding Fc receptor-like protein 2 isoform X2 — protein sequence MQRGCHCHCHCRCPCKGMARSPALLLCGAQPPLLMLDPPWTPLFKEQKVTLTCAPPNERVLTVWNINDGISRGTSRLQFTPSSTGRYSFQCWRSGSEPSPPLKLSVSDDWWVLQAPVQPVLEGDELVLRCRSRWDLRPSSVSFFRNGELLRGPGGPEDTLLLAPAQRHHSGRYHCTGGGYWSRFETKPNEVVVHELFSVPELSVEGSREPPEGSALTLVCVTRGSPLRPPVALRHLFYRDGLVVGGPQGSPRHLLQALALWDSGSYACEARAEAAKVQKRSNPVTITVRRVPVAGVTLAAQPPGGQVAEGEGLVLSCTAGGGTRPLVFSWHREGRDQPLAQGPRYELPAARPEDGGHYLCRATDGVTAANSSQLQVTVVVPVAGATVRVAGTEAAVTEALGTEGERLNLSCAVRVGTAPVAFRWLRDGEEVGEGPLLALGPLGQGHVGSYQCVATNRLGARRAFQERSPPVALSVTPRGQGQRRGRALAGGLSASLLVLVAACAALGWHLWRRRHPAAKKSQERDPAAPRCPRAPPVLSAETAEPEYSNVSPQDVVYAAVIVTEQGGGGPAPPGAPQEPSVTYAVLPGPRGAGTPRGLCRVPSDSYENVACA from the exons ATGCAAAGGGGGTGTCACTGTCACTGTCACTGCCGCTGCCCGTGCAAGGGGATGGCCAGGAGCCCGGCGCTGCTGCTCTGCG GTGCCCAGCCCCCCCTGCTGATGCTGGACCCCCCCTGGACGCCCCTGTTCAAGGAGCAGAAGGTGACGCTGACCTGCGCCCCCCCCAACGAGCGCGTCCTCACCGTGTGGAACATCAACGACGGGATAAGCAGAGGCACCAGTCGCCTCCAGTTCACCCCGTCCAGTACCGGCCGCTACAGCTTCCAGTGCTGGAGGTCCGGGTCCGAGCCCAGCCCCCCCCTCAAGCTGAGCGTCTCTGACG ACTGGTGGGTGCTGCAGGCTCCGGTGCAGCCGGTGCTGGAGGGGGACGAGCTGGTGCTGCGGTGCCGGAGCAGGTGGGACTTGAGGCCGAGCAGCGTGAGCTTCTTCCGAAACGGGGAGCTGctgcgggggccgggggggccggaGGACACGCTGCTGCTCGCCCCCGCGCAGCGGCACCACAGCGGCCGCTACCACTGCACGGGCGGAGGGTACTGGAGCAGGTTCGAGACCAAACCCAACGAGGTCGTCGTGCACG AGCTCTTCTCGGTGCCGGAGCTGAGCGTGGAGGGGTCCCGGGAGCCCCCCGAGGGCAGCGCCCTCACCCTGGTCTGCGTCACCCGCGGCAGCCCCCTGCGGCCCCCCGTGGCCCTGCGGCACCTCTTCTACCGGGACGGGTTGGTGGTGGGGGGGCCCCAGGGGTCCCCACGGCACCTGCTGCAGGCGCTGGCGCTGTGGGACTCGGGCTCCTACGCCTGCGAGGCGCGGGCGGAGGCGGCCAAGGTGCAGAAACGCAGCAACCCCGTCACCATCACCGTCAGAA GGGTGCCGGTGGCGGGGGTGACCCTGGCggcgcagccccccggggggcaggtggccgagggggagggcctggtgctgagctgcacggcgggggggggcacgagGCCCCTCGTTTTCTCCTGGCACCGGGAGGGTCGGGACCAGCCCCTGGCCCAGGGACCCCGCTACGAGCTGCCGGCGGCACGGCCGGAGGACGGCGGCCACTACTTGTGCCGGGCCACCGACGGCGTCACCGCGGCcaacagctcccagctgcaggtCACCGTCGTGG TGCCCGTGGCCGGTGCCACCGTGCGGGTGGCGGGGACGGAGGCGGCGGTGACGGAGGCGTTGGGGACGGAGGGCGAGCGCCTCAACCTGAGCTGCGCCGTGCGGGTGGGCACGGCCCCCGTGGCCTTCAGGTGGCTGCGGGACGGGGAGGAGGTGGGCGAGGGTCCCCTCCTGGCCCTGGGACCCCTGGGGCAGGGCCACGTCGGCTCCTACCAGTGCGTGGCCACCAACCGGCTGGGCGCCCGGCGCGCCTTCCAGGagcgcagcccccccgtggCCCTCTCGGTGACACCGCGGGGACAGGGGCAGCGGCGGGGACGAG cGCTGGCCGGGGGGCTGAGCGCGTCCCTGTTGGTGCTGGTGGCTGCCTGCGCCGCGCTGGGCTGGCACCTCTGGCGGCGGCGGCACCCAG CGGCCAAAAAGAGCCAGGAGAG ggaccccgcagcccctcggtgtccccgtgcccctCCTGTCCTCAGCGCGGAGACAGCGGAGCCCGAGTACAGCAACG tgtCCCCCCAGGATGTGGTGTACGCCGCTGTCATCGTCACGGAGCAGGGCGGGG gtggccccgcgccccccggtgccccccaggAGCCCTCCGTCACCTACGCGGTGCTGCCGGGACCCCGCGGTGCCGGCACCCCCCGGGGGCTGTGCCGGGTCCCCAGCGACAGCTACGAGAACGTCGCCTGCGCCTGA
- the LOC137845773 gene encoding Fc receptor-like protein 2 isoform X1 yields the protein MQRGCHCHCHCRCPCKGMARSPALLLCAQFLSLTGAQPPLLMLDPPWTPLFKEQKVTLTCAPPNERVLTVWNINDGISRGTSRLQFTPSSTGRYSFQCWRSGSEPSPPLKLSVSDDWWVLQAPVQPVLEGDELVLRCRSRWDLRPSSVSFFRNGELLRGPGGPEDTLLLAPAQRHHSGRYHCTGGGYWSRFETKPNEVVVHELFSVPELSVEGSREPPEGSALTLVCVTRGSPLRPPVALRHLFYRDGLVVGGPQGSPRHLLQALALWDSGSYACEARAEAAKVQKRSNPVTITVRRVPVAGVTLAAQPPGGQVAEGEGLVLSCTAGGGTRPLVFSWHREGRDQPLAQGPRYELPAARPEDGGHYLCRATDGVTAANSSQLQVTVVVPVAGATVRVAGTEAAVTEALGTEGERLNLSCAVRVGTAPVAFRWLRDGEEVGEGPLLALGPLGQGHVGSYQCVATNRLGARRAFQERSPPVALSVTPRGQGQRRGRALAGGLSASLLVLVAACAALGWHLWRRRHPAAKKSQERDPAAPRCPRAPPVLSAETAEPEYSNVSPQDVVYAAVIVTEQGGGGPAPPGAPQEPSVTYAVLPGPRGAGTPRGLCRVPSDSYENVACA from the exons ATGCAAAGGGGGTGTCACTGTCACTGTCACTGCCGCTGCCCGTGCAAGGGGATGGCCAGGAGCCCGGCGCTGCTGCTCTGCG cCCAATTCCTCAGCCTCACAG GTGCCCAGCCCCCCCTGCTGATGCTGGACCCCCCCTGGACGCCCCTGTTCAAGGAGCAGAAGGTGACGCTGACCTGCGCCCCCCCCAACGAGCGCGTCCTCACCGTGTGGAACATCAACGACGGGATAAGCAGAGGCACCAGTCGCCTCCAGTTCACCCCGTCCAGTACCGGCCGCTACAGCTTCCAGTGCTGGAGGTCCGGGTCCGAGCCCAGCCCCCCCCTCAAGCTGAGCGTCTCTGACG ACTGGTGGGTGCTGCAGGCTCCGGTGCAGCCGGTGCTGGAGGGGGACGAGCTGGTGCTGCGGTGCCGGAGCAGGTGGGACTTGAGGCCGAGCAGCGTGAGCTTCTTCCGAAACGGGGAGCTGctgcgggggccgggggggccggaGGACACGCTGCTGCTCGCCCCCGCGCAGCGGCACCACAGCGGCCGCTACCACTGCACGGGCGGAGGGTACTGGAGCAGGTTCGAGACCAAACCCAACGAGGTCGTCGTGCACG AGCTCTTCTCGGTGCCGGAGCTGAGCGTGGAGGGGTCCCGGGAGCCCCCCGAGGGCAGCGCCCTCACCCTGGTCTGCGTCACCCGCGGCAGCCCCCTGCGGCCCCCCGTGGCCCTGCGGCACCTCTTCTACCGGGACGGGTTGGTGGTGGGGGGGCCCCAGGGGTCCCCACGGCACCTGCTGCAGGCGCTGGCGCTGTGGGACTCGGGCTCCTACGCCTGCGAGGCGCGGGCGGAGGCGGCCAAGGTGCAGAAACGCAGCAACCCCGTCACCATCACCGTCAGAA GGGTGCCGGTGGCGGGGGTGACCCTGGCggcgcagccccccggggggcaggtggccgagggggagggcctggtgctgagctgcacggcgggggggggcacgagGCCCCTCGTTTTCTCCTGGCACCGGGAGGGTCGGGACCAGCCCCTGGCCCAGGGACCCCGCTACGAGCTGCCGGCGGCACGGCCGGAGGACGGCGGCCACTACTTGTGCCGGGCCACCGACGGCGTCACCGCGGCcaacagctcccagctgcaggtCACCGTCGTGG TGCCCGTGGCCGGTGCCACCGTGCGGGTGGCGGGGACGGAGGCGGCGGTGACGGAGGCGTTGGGGACGGAGGGCGAGCGCCTCAACCTGAGCTGCGCCGTGCGGGTGGGCACGGCCCCCGTGGCCTTCAGGTGGCTGCGGGACGGGGAGGAGGTGGGCGAGGGTCCCCTCCTGGCCCTGGGACCCCTGGGGCAGGGCCACGTCGGCTCCTACCAGTGCGTGGCCACCAACCGGCTGGGCGCCCGGCGCGCCTTCCAGGagcgcagcccccccgtggCCCTCTCGGTGACACCGCGGGGACAGGGGCAGCGGCGGGGACGAG cGCTGGCCGGGGGGCTGAGCGCGTCCCTGTTGGTGCTGGTGGCTGCCTGCGCCGCGCTGGGCTGGCACCTCTGGCGGCGGCGGCACCCAG CGGCCAAAAAGAGCCAGGAGAG ggaccccgcagcccctcggtgtccccgtgcccctCCTGTCCTCAGCGCGGAGACAGCGGAGCCCGAGTACAGCAACG tgtCCCCCCAGGATGTGGTGTACGCCGCTGTCATCGTCACGGAGCAGGGCGGGG gtggccccgcgccccccggtgccccccaggAGCCCTCCGTCACCTACGCGGTGCTGCCGGGACCCCGCGGTGCCGGCACCCCCCGGGGGCTGTGCCGGGTCCCCAGCGACAGCTACGAGAACGTCGCCTGCGCCTGA
- the LOC137845773 gene encoding Fc receptor-like protein 3 isoform X3 — protein MQRGCHCHCHCRCPCKGMARSPALLLCAQFLSLTGAQPPLLMLDPPWTPLFKEQKVTLTCAPPNERVLTVWNINDGISRGTSRLQFTPSSTGRYSFQCWRSGSEPSPPLKLSVSDDWWVLQAPVQPVLEGDELVLRCRSRWDLRPSSVSFFRNGELLRGPGGPEDTLLLAPAQRHHSGRYHCTGGGYWSRFETKPNEVVVHELFSVPELSVEGSREPPEGSALTLVCVTRGSPLRPPVALRHLFYRDGLVVGGPQGSPRHLLQALALWDSGSYACEARAEAAKVQKRSNPVTITVRRVPVAGVTLAAQPPGGQVAEGEGLVLSCTAGGGTRPLVFSWHREGRDQPLAQGPRYELPAARPEDGGHYLCRATDGVTAANSSQLQVTVVVPVAGATVRVAGTEAAVTEALGTEGERLNLSCAVRVGTAPVAFRWLRDGEEVGEGPLLALGPLGQGHVGSYQCVATNRLGARRAFQERSPPVALSVTPRGQGQRRGRALAGGLSASLLVLVAACAALGWHLWRRRHPAAKIRWEMGTRLQHLGAFWGPPEVLVGG, from the exons ATGCAAAGGGGGTGTCACTGTCACTGTCACTGCCGCTGCCCGTGCAAGGGGATGGCCAGGAGCCCGGCGCTGCTGCTCTGCG cCCAATTCCTCAGCCTCACAG GTGCCCAGCCCCCCCTGCTGATGCTGGACCCCCCCTGGACGCCCCTGTTCAAGGAGCAGAAGGTGACGCTGACCTGCGCCCCCCCCAACGAGCGCGTCCTCACCGTGTGGAACATCAACGACGGGATAAGCAGAGGCACCAGTCGCCTCCAGTTCACCCCGTCCAGTACCGGCCGCTACAGCTTCCAGTGCTGGAGGTCCGGGTCCGAGCCCAGCCCCCCCCTCAAGCTGAGCGTCTCTGACG ACTGGTGGGTGCTGCAGGCTCCGGTGCAGCCGGTGCTGGAGGGGGACGAGCTGGTGCTGCGGTGCCGGAGCAGGTGGGACTTGAGGCCGAGCAGCGTGAGCTTCTTCCGAAACGGGGAGCTGctgcgggggccgggggggccggaGGACACGCTGCTGCTCGCCCCCGCGCAGCGGCACCACAGCGGCCGCTACCACTGCACGGGCGGAGGGTACTGGAGCAGGTTCGAGACCAAACCCAACGAGGTCGTCGTGCACG AGCTCTTCTCGGTGCCGGAGCTGAGCGTGGAGGGGTCCCGGGAGCCCCCCGAGGGCAGCGCCCTCACCCTGGTCTGCGTCACCCGCGGCAGCCCCCTGCGGCCCCCCGTGGCCCTGCGGCACCTCTTCTACCGGGACGGGTTGGTGGTGGGGGGGCCCCAGGGGTCCCCACGGCACCTGCTGCAGGCGCTGGCGCTGTGGGACTCGGGCTCCTACGCCTGCGAGGCGCGGGCGGAGGCGGCCAAGGTGCAGAAACGCAGCAACCCCGTCACCATCACCGTCAGAA GGGTGCCGGTGGCGGGGGTGACCCTGGCggcgcagccccccggggggcaggtggccgagggggagggcctggtgctgagctgcacggcgggggggggcacgagGCCCCTCGTTTTCTCCTGGCACCGGGAGGGTCGGGACCAGCCCCTGGCCCAGGGACCCCGCTACGAGCTGCCGGCGGCACGGCCGGAGGACGGCGGCCACTACTTGTGCCGGGCCACCGACGGCGTCACCGCGGCcaacagctcccagctgcaggtCACCGTCGTGG TGCCCGTGGCCGGTGCCACCGTGCGGGTGGCGGGGACGGAGGCGGCGGTGACGGAGGCGTTGGGGACGGAGGGCGAGCGCCTCAACCTGAGCTGCGCCGTGCGGGTGGGCACGGCCCCCGTGGCCTTCAGGTGGCTGCGGGACGGGGAGGAGGTGGGCGAGGGTCCCCTCCTGGCCCTGGGACCCCTGGGGCAGGGCCACGTCGGCTCCTACCAGTGCGTGGCCACCAACCGGCTGGGCGCCCGGCGCGCCTTCCAGGagcgcagcccccccgtggCCCTCTCGGTGACACCGCGGGGACAGGGGCAGCGGCGGGGACGAG cGCTGGCCGGGGGGCTGAGCGCGTCCCTGTTGGTGCTGGTGGCTGCCTGCGCCGCGCTGGGCTGGCACCTCTGGCGGCGGCGGCACCCAG
- the FCER1G gene encoding high affinity immunoglobulin epsilon receptor subunit gamma, whose amino-acid sequence GRREPLGRKALALRSLPPAQRPAPPTPPATALHLRVPAAEALMEPELCYVLDAVLFLYGIVLTVLYCRLKFLARRASQGASKGAKEKEEAIYTGLSTEQQDTYEMLEPKS is encoded by the exons GGGCGGCGCGAGCCGCTGGGGAGGAAAGCGCTCGCCCTGCGGTCGCTGCCTCCAGCGCAACGCCCAGCGCCACCGACCCCGCCGGCCACAGCCCTGCACCTCCGGGTGCCGGCAGCAG agGCGCTGATGGAGCCGGAGCTGTGCTACGTGCTGGACGCCGTCCTCTTCCTCTACGGCATCGTCCTCACCGTGCTGTACTGCCGCCTCAAG TTCCTGGCTCGCCGAGCATCGCAGGGCGCCTCCAAAGGGGCCAAGGAG aaagAAGAAGCCATCTACACG GGGCTCAGCACCGAGCAGCAGGACACGTACGAGATGCTGGAGCCCAAATCCTGA